Proteins encoded together in one Candidatus Aegiribacteria sp. window:
- a CDS encoding protease inhibitor I42 family protein produces the protein MKWILIVASVLLVTGCGIDDGDESKPEEPVVDDGENVHLDTAVVDDAPEVIVDSTIHVIAGDSFSITVEANPTTGYQWKCDGIEQETTVVEQAGEPVYLQDENPEGMMGVGGTKTWNFKAVLSGEAVIQLGYYPPGFDNEGNPAQNKLYYIFVE, from the coding sequence ATGAAATGGATTCTGATTGTTGCTTCGGTTCTGCTTGTGACGGGCTGTGGGATAGATGATGGTGATGAATCGAAGCCGGAAGAGCCGGTTGTTGATGATGGTGAGAATGTACACTTGGATACCGCGGTTGTTGATGATGCGCCTGAAGTGATTGTTGACAGCACAATTCACGTAATTGCCGGGGATAGCTTCTCAATTACAGTTGAAGCAAATCCAACAACCGGATATCAGTGGAAATGCGATGGTATAGAACAGGAAACGACTGTTGTTGAACAAGCGGGAGAACCGGTCTACCTGCAGGATGAGAATCCTGAGGGAATGATGGGCGTCGGCGGTACTAAAACCTGGAATTTCAAAGCAGTACTCTCAGGAGAAGCCGTCATTCAACTTGGATATTACCCTCCGGGATTTGATAATGAGGGAAATCCTGCGCAGAATAAATTATACTATATTTTCGTCGAGTAA